The following are encoded in a window of Salinibacter grassmerensis genomic DNA:
- a CDS encoding TlpA family protein disulfide reductase: MRSSVLVLLSLALVAVAPAHAQEESEECTVGQLEMASSSSSTASTNGRTDSSAMPTTRAAVTEPRPAVSVSPATEAESFVQDRIEKDGLHVVHFWAPWCSNSRNELGNGWAGLVADNPNVTFTFVTVWNDDKSGTATLNDYNLPGRVVEVTQPDLGPSDEEANRRYSFLGLPVTWIPSTWIFHSNGELAFAMNYGEMEMETVQRLLDATSADW; encoded by the coding sequence GTGAGATCGTCTGTCCTCGTTCTCCTGAGTCTTGCCCTCGTGGCGGTCGCCCCCGCCCATGCCCAGGAGGAGTCGGAGGAGTGTACAGTCGGCCAACTGGAAATGGCTAGCTCGTCCTCGTCTACCGCGTCCACAAACGGGCGTACCGACTCGTCCGCCATGCCGACCACGCGGGCCGCCGTCACCGAGCCACGCCCCGCCGTGTCGGTGTCTCCCGCGACGGAGGCGGAGTCTTTCGTGCAGGATCGTATTGAAAAGGACGGCCTCCACGTGGTCCACTTCTGGGCCCCCTGGTGTTCCAACTCCCGGAACGAGCTGGGCAACGGCTGGGCCGGCCTCGTCGCCGACAACCCGAACGTCACGTTCACGTTCGTCACTGTGTGGAACGACGACAAGAGCGGAACCGCGACGTTGAACGACTACAACCTTCCGGGTCGGGTCGTCGAGGTCACCCAGCCAGACCTCGGCCCCAGCGATGAGGAGGCCAACCGTCGATACTCTTTTCTTGGGCTTCCCGTCACCTGGATCCCCTCTACCTGGATTTTCCATAGCAATGGGGAGCTCGCCTTCGCCATGAACTACGGCGAAATGGAGATGGAGACTGTTCAACGACTCCTCGACGCGACGAGCGCGGACTGGTAG
- a CDS encoding glycosyltransferase family 117 protein: protein MNRKRIDRLTAGLVFLWALGLYVATVAPTVSFWDPGERIASVYTLQVMHPPGAPFYLLLGRLFSMLAPSQETVALAVNLLSVLASAGTVLLAHLVIVRLVRRWQGDRSELDTGPYAISLASGVVGAVAFSVSDSFWFNAGIAEVYALSTFFTALVVWLVLRWSGAARAEEARRGGSRQPFQLNANRYLVVIAFLFGMATGVHLLSLLAFFFVAFIVFFTEFDREHWTSRQRWLRIVGAGAVASVLFFAVYPGLIVGLPSLFASVGAPFLTATVLALIFAYGVYTTHRRRMPLANLAFMCVTVIFIGYASYALVFVRSATDPPIDMNDPDTIEKFISYLEREQYGNTPLLQGVTFDDESGQVSRRDGESTLFPRRHSVDPKHWNVYERYDSDLEFFLDYQVGYMYVRYFLWNFSGRASDVQGAPWITGIPGLDQHANTQSLETPSEKESRNVYFALPLLLGLFGAFYHFGRDWRRAFSVFVLFFITGIGIIIYLNQTPMQPRERHYSYVGSFFAFSLWIGIGAGGLMQMAYESVRDSLSGVARLMPALGVGLLIFMAVPGWMTLENYGDHDRSENYVPRDYAHNMLTSVEENGILFTNGDNDTYPLWYLQTVEGVRKDVRVVNLSLLNTKWYVRQLKNEAAYESEPLPISLSEDRIDQLGYQRWKPKQMKLPVDTDALQSELSAYLPDSAAASRLESPMTWELKGRPFRQDTRILQTADVVTYDMLRTNAQNGWTRPLHFAVTVARSGQLNLSNYFQLEGQSYRVLPIRHNKPLGRVIPGLTDERMSNFRFTNLSDSTVYYNENARRMVDGYRLHYSHTAEQLGQKGHSETAERLLTDFTEAVPFSTIPADMQTLFFTAQAYQSLGRTDKVADLLADAEPMVLAQLRSASSRRRFSRALQYAGRVRSSYLKANQADAVQSFDQKLEQVLADASFQVPARVRDAYGLASDSAREPSQMPAMPGAPPSTPPQQPSSPSNE from the coding sequence ATGAATCGGAAGAGGATCGACCGTCTTACTGCCGGGCTCGTCTTTCTCTGGGCGCTCGGCCTGTACGTGGCGACCGTTGCGCCAACTGTCTCGTTTTGGGACCCCGGGGAGCGCATCGCGAGTGTCTACACCCTTCAGGTGATGCACCCGCCGGGAGCGCCGTTTTATCTGCTGCTGGGCCGGCTTTTCTCCATGCTGGCCCCGTCGCAGGAAACGGTCGCCTTGGCGGTCAACCTGCTCTCGGTTCTGGCCAGCGCCGGGACGGTCCTGCTCGCGCACCTTGTCATCGTCCGCCTCGTGCGGCGATGGCAGGGCGACCGGAGCGAGCTGGACACCGGCCCCTACGCCATCTCCCTCGCCAGCGGGGTCGTCGGGGCCGTGGCCTTTTCGGTGAGCGACTCCTTCTGGTTCAACGCGGGGATCGCCGAGGTCTACGCCCTCTCTACGTTCTTCACCGCGCTGGTCGTGTGGCTCGTACTGCGGTGGAGCGGCGCGGCCCGCGCCGAGGAGGCGCGGCGCGGCGGCAGCCGACAGCCATTCCAGCTCAACGCCAACCGCTACCTCGTCGTTATCGCCTTCCTCTTCGGCATGGCCACCGGGGTCCATCTCTTGAGCCTGCTGGCGTTCTTCTTCGTCGCCTTCATCGTCTTCTTTACGGAGTTTGACCGCGAGCACTGGACCTCCCGCCAGCGCTGGCTCCGCATCGTAGGGGCTGGGGCTGTCGCTTCCGTCCTGTTCTTCGCCGTCTACCCGGGCCTGATCGTGGGACTGCCCAGCCTTTTCGCCTCCGTCGGGGCGCCGTTCCTCACGGCGACTGTGCTGGCCCTCATCTTCGCCTACGGCGTATACACGACCCACCGGCGGCGGATGCCCCTGGCGAACCTGGCCTTCATGTGCGTCACGGTTATCTTCATCGGCTACGCGTCGTACGCACTCGTCTTCGTGCGGAGCGCGACTGATCCGCCGATCGACATGAACGACCCGGACACCATCGAGAAGTTCATCTCCTACCTGGAGCGGGAGCAGTACGGCAACACGCCGCTTCTGCAGGGCGTGACGTTCGACGACGAAAGCGGCCAAGTCAGCCGACGCGACGGCGAATCGACGCTCTTTCCCCGGCGCCACTCCGTAGACCCCAAACACTGGAACGTCTACGAGCGCTACGACTCCGACCTGGAGTTCTTCCTCGATTACCAGGTGGGATACATGTACGTCCGGTACTTCCTCTGGAACTTCTCGGGGCGCGCGAGCGACGTGCAGGGCGCTCCCTGGATCACAGGCATTCCTGGGCTCGACCAGCACGCCAACACTCAATCTTTGGAGACGCCGAGTGAGAAAGAGTCGCGGAACGTATACTTCGCCCTGCCGCTCCTGCTGGGGCTGTTCGGCGCCTTCTACCACTTCGGCCGCGACTGGCGACGGGCCTTTAGCGTCTTCGTGCTGTTCTTTATTACGGGCATCGGCATCATTATCTACCTGAACCAGACGCCGATGCAGCCGCGTGAGCGGCACTACTCGTACGTCGGAAGCTTCTTCGCCTTTAGCCTGTGGATCGGGATTGGGGCGGGGGGGCTGATGCAGATGGCCTACGAGTCCGTCCGCGACTCGCTCTCAGGGGTCGCCCGGCTGATGCCCGCCCTCGGGGTCGGACTCCTCATCTTTATGGCCGTGCCCGGCTGGATGACGCTGGAGAACTACGGGGACCACGACCGCTCCGAGAACTACGTGCCGCGCGACTACGCGCACAACATGCTGACCAGCGTCGAGGAGAACGGCATTCTGTTCACCAACGGCGACAACGATACCTACCCGCTGTGGTACCTGCAGACCGTCGAGGGGGTGCGGAAGGACGTACGGGTGGTGAACCTGTCGCTGCTGAACACGAAGTGGTACGTGCGCCAGCTCAAGAACGAGGCCGCCTACGAATCGGAGCCCCTGCCCATCTCTCTGTCGGAGGACCGGATCGACCAGTTGGGCTACCAGCGCTGGAAGCCCAAACAGATGAAGCTACCGGTGGACACCGACGCCCTCCAGTCCGAACTTTCCGCCTACCTGCCCGACTCGGCCGCCGCCTCGCGCCTCGAAAGCCCGATGACGTGGGAGTTGAAGGGACGCCCGTTCCGACAGGACACGCGCATCCTGCAGACCGCCGACGTGGTCACCTACGACATGCTGCGGACCAACGCGCAAAACGGGTGGACCCGGCCCCTGCACTTTGCCGTGACGGTGGCCCGCTCCGGCCAGCTCAACCTCAGCAACTACTTTCAGCTGGAAGGGCAGTCCTACCGCGTGCTGCCTATCAGGCACAACAAGCCCCTCGGGCGGGTCATTCCGGGACTCACCGACGAGCGCATGTCGAACTTTCGGTTCACCAACCTCAGTGACTCAACCGTCTACTACAACGAGAACGCACGGCGGATGGTCGACGGATATCGTCTGCACTACTCCCACACGGCCGAGCAGTTGGGCCAGAAGGGCCACTCGGAGACCGCCGAACGGCTTCTGACGGACTTCACGGAGGCCGTTCCATTTTCCACGATTCCGGCCGACATGCAGACGCTCTTCTTTACCGCCCAAGCCTATCAGAGCCTGGGCAGAACCGACAAGGTGGCTGACCTTCTGGCCGACGCCGAGCCCATGGTGCTCGCTCAACTTCGGTCGGCAAGCTCGCGCCGCCGGTTCAGCCGGGCTCTCCAGTACGCGGGGCGGGTTCGGTCTTCATACCTCAAGGCCAACCAGGCCGATGCCGTTCAGTCCTTCGATCAGAAACTCGAACAGGTGCTGGCCGACGCGTCGTTTCAGGTCCCCGCTCGGGTGCGTGATGCGTACGGCCTCGCCAGCGACTCGGCACGAGAGCCGTCCCAGATGCCTGCCATGCCAGGCGCTCCACCGAGCACCCCGCCTCAGCAGCCCTCCTCCCCCTCGAATGAGTAG
- a CDS encoding 4-phosphoerythronate dehydrogenase, which yields MTSLQILADANIPRVEDAFEQFGTVRRMPGREMTTSDVAAADVLLVRSVTPVGPELLRGTTLQFVGSATIGTDHIDRAYLRAQGIPFAHAPGSNADSVADYVVAAVLGLARRRGVPLGERTVGIVGCGNIGGRLARRLPALGMDVLRNDPPRARAAEADGEAHSFVPLDTVLGAADVVTLHVPLKESGPDPTHHLVDAAFLDRLGDRAWLLNTSRGAVVDGEALLAARRQGAVGAAVLDVWENEPSPAPALIEAADLATPHIAGYAYDGKVRGTEMLYEALCEALGAEAMWTGTDAIRPASADALRCRAPDPRLSAVEWRFELARQAYDPAVDDASLRDLVELGPDARGEAFAQLRADYRQRREMQQHTVPATAVPAEHKRAVMEGLAMQLD from the coding sequence GTGACCAGCCTGCAAATTCTTGCGGACGCCAATATTCCTCGTGTCGAAGACGCCTTCGAGCAATTCGGGACAGTGCGCCGGATGCCCGGCCGAGAGATGACGACATCGGACGTTGCGGCCGCGGACGTGCTCCTCGTACGGAGCGTAACGCCCGTCGGGCCGGAGCTGCTGAGGGGGACGACCCTGCAGTTTGTCGGGTCGGCGACCATTGGGACGGATCACATCGACCGGGCGTACCTGCGGGCGCAGGGCATTCCGTTCGCGCATGCCCCAGGCTCAAACGCCGACTCGGTTGCCGATTACGTAGTGGCGGCGGTGCTTGGGCTGGCCCGTCGCCGTGGCGTTCCGTTGGGAGAGCGAACGGTCGGCATCGTAGGGTGCGGCAACATCGGCGGTCGTCTCGCCCGTCGCCTCCCGGCGCTGGGGATGGACGTTCTCCGAAACGATCCGCCCCGGGCCCGGGCCGCCGAGGCCGACGGAGAGGCCCATTCATTCGTGCCCCTCGACACAGTGCTCGGGGCGGCCGACGTCGTGACGCTGCACGTTCCGCTGAAGGAGTCGGGGCCTGATCCGACCCATCACCTAGTGGATGCGGCGTTCTTGGATCGGCTCGGCGACAGGGCGTGGCTCCTGAACACCTCGCGCGGCGCGGTCGTGGACGGGGAGGCGCTGCTCGCGGCCCGGAGGCAAGGAGCAGTGGGGGCGGCGGTGCTGGACGTGTGGGAGAATGAACCCTCGCCCGCCCCGGCGCTCATCGAAGCCGCGGACCTGGCGACGCCCCACATTGCGGGGTATGCCTACGACGGAAAGGTGCGGGGCACGGAGATGCTGTACGAGGCGCTCTGCGAGGCACTGGGGGCGGAGGCGATGTGGACGGGAACGGATGCCATTCGTCCCGCCTCGGCGGACGCGCTGCGATGCCGGGCCCCGGATCCCCGGCTGTCCGCCGTGGAGTGGCGCTTCGAGCTCGCGCGGCAGGCGTACGACCCCGCGGTCGACGACGCGTCCCTCCGAGATCTGGTCGAATTGGGACCGGACGCACGGGGCGAGGCGTTCGCGCAGCTCCGGGCTGACTACCGCCAGCGGCGTGAGATGCAACAGCACACGGTGCCGGCGACGGCCGTTCCCGCCGAGCACAAGCGGGCCGTCATGGAGGGACTGGCGATGCAACTCGACTGA
- the rsmI gene encoding 16S rRNA (cytidine(1402)-2'-O)-methyltransferase, giving the protein MLYLVPTPIGNLDDITLRALQVLRAVDLIACEDTRTSGHLLDHHDVDTPTTSYHEHNERDKTPELLARMRVGHDVALISDAGSPGISDPGFYIARACWEEDIEVQALPGPTALVPALTASALPSHRFVFEGFLPKKQGRQTRLKTLSDEPRTIVLYESPHRLLRTLRDLTEYFGGDRMAAVGRELTKKYEEVERGTLEEVRSYFAEYKKVRGECVVVVDGAS; this is encoded by the coding sequence ATGCTCTACCTGGTGCCCACCCCAATCGGAAACCTGGACGACATCACGTTGCGTGCCCTCCAGGTGCTTCGGGCGGTGGACCTGATTGCCTGTGAGGACACCCGGACCTCCGGCCACCTTCTGGACCACCACGACGTGGACACCCCCACCACGAGTTACCACGAACACAACGAGCGCGACAAGACGCCCGAGCTGCTTGCTCGCATGCGTGTCGGGCACGACGTCGCCCTCATCAGCGACGCCGGCTCGCCGGGCATCTCGGACCCGGGCTTCTACATTGCCCGCGCCTGCTGGGAGGAGGACATCGAGGTGCAGGCCCTCCCCGGCCCCACGGCCCTCGTCCCGGCGCTCACCGCCAGCGCCCTTCCCAGCCACCGCTTTGTCTTTGAGGGCTTCCTGCCCAAGAAGCAGGGGCGCCAGACCCGCCTGAAAACGCTGTCCGACGAGCCGCGCACCATAGTCCTCTACGAGTCGCCCCACCGGCTGCTGCGCACCCTCAGGGATCTCACCGAGTACTTTGGGGGCGATCGCATGGCCGCCGTGGGCCGGGAGCTCACAAAAAAATACGAAGAAGTCGAACGAGGAACGCTCGAAGAAGTGCGGTCGTATTTTGCAGAGTATAAGAAAGTGCGGGGCGAGTGCGTTGTTGTCGTCGACGGGGCGTCCTGA
- a CDS encoding cell wall hydrolase, whose product MSKRTILLCASVGTLVFSAGSVSPNSGPELGLDASQHASVSETSPAGDSGGEAPSLQQLSAAYAPSTPHASGPAPRSEADSPQEESSALLPTPANLEESTLWLARAIYSETKLPHEQELVAWVVRNRVETAYRGRRTYRAVVLDPYQFSAFNPGSSKRALYRRLQPEAPLPRWRQALWVARYVRQAAPAYRPFSIETRHFYSERSMRGRAAPYWAERGGFVAPERSRYAVDERRFRFFKQIS is encoded by the coding sequence ATGAGCAAACGTACGATTCTTCTTTGCGCATCCGTTGGCACTCTTGTCTTTTCGGCGGGGTCGGTGTCCCCGAACTCTGGACCCGAACTCGGCCTCGACGCTTCTCAGCACGCATCGGTCTCTGAGACGAGCCCTGCGGGGGACAGCGGCGGCGAGGCCCCCTCACTCCAGCAGCTTTCCGCCGCATACGCCCCCTCCACGCCACATGCCTCGGGGCCAGCCCCACGGTCGGAGGCCGACTCGCCCCAGGAAGAATCGTCCGCGCTGCTCCCCACCCCGGCCAACCTCGAAGAGTCAACCCTGTGGCTCGCCCGGGCCATCTACTCGGAGACGAAGCTGCCCCACGAGCAGGAACTGGTCGCCTGGGTGGTGCGCAACCGCGTGGAAACCGCCTACCGGGGCCGCCGCACCTACCGGGCGGTCGTGCTGGACCCCTACCAGTTTAGCGCCTTCAACCCCGGCTCCTCGAAGCGGGCCCTCTACCGGCGGCTCCAGCCGGAGGCCCCGCTCCCGCGGTGGCGCCAGGCCCTGTGGGTGGCACGCTACGTGCGGCAAGCAGCGCCGGCCTACCGCCCGTTTTCGATCGAGACGCGGCACTTCTACAGCGAGCGGTCGATGCGGGGACGAGCGGCGCCCTACTGGGCGGAGCGAGGGGGATTCGTGGCGCCGGAGCGCAGCCGGTACGCAGTCGACGAACGGCGCTTCCGGTTCTTTAAGCAAATCTCGTAG
- a CDS encoding LptF/LptG family permease, whose product MLRRLHWIILRRLPGPFFGWLGTLMFLLLMQFLIRWLPEIAGKGIPPLVIIELIAYNLAYMVVLAVPMSVLLAALMAFGELAESQYYTVIKSTGISFGQIVWPTLVVAALLMGGMLYFNNVMLPEANHRARQLWSDIRGKRPGFELRPGIFYEDMEDYSILVQDRPPGTNELIDVTIYDYTQGRDQQAVIKAERGVIESEDGGARLTLTLRDGEMHRPLPADANNRSERYERLTFDRHRIQFTLSNAVFRRSESGKVSRSTRTMRTPQLLETLDSLKGKRDSRYQTLYERTQGELSPSISDSAAADTSAPPPVAPSHSASYLALADLDTDLRRSVVSPAVQSARSAQSAIQNIRRDTKWQTQRIRSYQVEFYKKFSIALACLIFMVVGAPLGLALRRGGLATIGAVALGIFMFYWITLVQGEKLAERGFFPPWLGMWIANVLMSGAGLWLILYVVLDLGATPPLRRRLWDWLRSLRS is encoded by the coding sequence ATGCTGCGCCGCCTTCACTGGATCATACTGCGTCGGCTGCCGGGCCCCTTCTTCGGGTGGCTCGGCACGCTCATGTTTCTGCTGCTGATGCAGTTTTTGATTCGGTGGCTGCCCGAGATTGCGGGAAAGGGGATTCCACCCCTCGTAATTATTGAGTTGATTGCTTACAACCTGGCGTACATGGTGGTGCTGGCGGTGCCGATGTCGGTGCTGCTGGCCGCACTGATGGCATTTGGGGAGCTGGCCGAGTCGCAGTACTATACTGTCATCAAGAGCACCGGCATCTCTTTCGGCCAGATCGTGTGGCCGACGCTCGTGGTGGCCGCCCTCCTCATGGGGGGCATGCTCTATTTCAACAACGTCATGCTGCCGGAGGCCAACCACCGGGCTCGTCAGCTCTGGAGCGACATCCGGGGCAAGCGCCCCGGCTTTGAGCTCCGGCCGGGCATCTTCTACGAGGACATGGAGGACTACAGCATTCTGGTTCAGGACCGTCCGCCGGGCACCAACGAACTGATTGACGTGACCATCTACGACTACACCCAGGGACGGGACCAACAGGCAGTCATCAAGGCCGAACGGGGCGTCATTGAGTCGGAGGACGGGGGGGCGCGCCTCACCCTCACTCTACGGGACGGGGAGATGCACCGGCCCCTGCCCGCAGATGCGAACAACCGCTCGGAGCGGTACGAGCGCCTCACGTTTGACCGCCACCGCATCCAGTTTACCCTCTCGAATGCCGTCTTCCGGCGGTCGGAATCGGGGAAGGTTTCCCGCTCCACCCGCACCATGCGCACCCCACAGCTGCTCGAAACGCTCGATTCCCTGAAGGGGAAGCGAGACTCGAGGTACCAGACCCTCTACGAGCGGACGCAGGGCGAACTATCCCCGTCAATCTCTGATTCGGCCGCCGCGGACACGTCAGCCCCGCCCCCCGTTGCCCCATCACATTCGGCGTCCTATCTGGCCCTCGCCGACCTCGACACCGACCTGCGTCGCTCGGTGGTGTCGCCGGCGGTTCAGAGCGCACGGTCTGCGCAGTCCGCCATTCAGAACATCCGGCGGGACACGAAGTGGCAGACCCAGCGCATTCGGAGCTACCAGGTCGAGTTCTACAAAAAGTTCTCGATCGCCCTGGCCTGTCTCATCTTCATGGTTGTGGGGGCGCCGCTGGGCCTTGCGCTGCGTCGGGGCGGGCTCGCCACGATTGGGGCCGTCGCGCTCGGGATCTTTATGTTTTACTGGATCACGCTCGTGCAGGGCGAGAAGCTGGCCGAGCGGGGCTTCTTCCCGCCGTGGCTGGGCATGTGGATCGCCAATGTCCTCATGTCCGGCGCGGGCCTCTGGCTGATCCTGTACGTCGTCCTCGACCTCGGTGCCACCCCGCCGCTGCGCCGGCGCCTGTGGGACTGGCTGCGCTCGCTGCGGTCGTAG
- the bshA gene encoding N-acetyl-alpha-D-glucosaminyl L-malate synthase BshA translates to MKIGITCYPTYGGSGVVATELGKGLAERDHEIHFIASDLPFRLSHVAGNIFFHEVNVQSYPLFDYPPYTLSLTSKMVDIAKHVGLDLLHVHYALPHASSAVMAQQILDSEDLDLPIVTTLHGTDITLIGRDPSFAPVVTWSINESDGVTAVSDYLRQETYDHFEVSQDIEVIPNFIDTDRFVRQDKEHFKQALCPNGEKVIVHVSNFRPVKNTDQVVEVFHRLQNGTSNVKLLLVGDGPDRVPTERKARELGVYDDIRFLGKQDPIEEILSIADVFLMPSGSETFGLAALEAMACEVPVVASDVGGLPELIVHGETGFLCPLDDVDAFTEHTRTLLHDEDQHAEMAAAARTRAVETFDIDHVVPLYEDYYEHVRSGTVHTGA, encoded by the coding sequence ATGAAAATTGGCATCACTTGCTATCCCACCTACGGCGGTAGTGGGGTCGTGGCCACCGAACTCGGCAAGGGCCTCGCCGAGCGGGACCACGAAATCCACTTTATCGCCTCGGATCTTCCCTTCCGGCTCTCTCACGTGGCCGGCAACATCTTCTTCCACGAGGTAAATGTCCAGAGCTACCCGCTCTTCGACTATCCCCCGTACACCCTCTCGCTCACCAGCAAGATGGTGGACATTGCCAAGCACGTGGGGCTGGACCTCCTGCACGTCCACTACGCACTGCCCCACGCGTCGAGCGCCGTGATGGCCCAGCAGATTTTGGACTCGGAGGACCTGGACCTCCCCATCGTTACCACCCTCCACGGCACCGACATCACACTCATCGGACGGGACCCCTCGTTTGCCCCGGTCGTCACGTGGTCGATCAACGAGTCCGACGGGGTGACCGCTGTCTCCGACTACCTTCGCCAGGAGACCTACGACCACTTCGAGGTCTCACAGGACATCGAGGTGATCCCCAACTTCATCGACACCGACCGCTTCGTGCGTCAAGACAAGGAGCACTTCAAGCAGGCGCTCTGTCCCAATGGGGAGAAGGTGATTGTGCACGTCTCCAATTTCCGACCCGTCAAAAACACCGACCAGGTGGTTGAGGTTTTCCACCGCTTACAGAACGGGACGTCAAACGTGAAGCTGCTGCTGGTAGGCGACGGACCGGACCGCGTGCCCACGGAGCGCAAGGCGCGGGAGCTCGGGGTCTACGACGACATCCGCTTCCTCGGCAAGCAGGACCCGATCGAAGAGATTTTGTCGATTGCCGATGTCTTCCTGATGCCGAGCGGCTCGGAGACCTTCGGCCTGGCCGCCCTGGAGGCGATGGCCTGCGAGGTGCCCGTCGTGGCGAGCGACGTCGGCGGGCTGCCGGAGCTGATTGTGCACGGCGAGACCGGGTTCCTCTGCCCGCTCGATGACGTCGACGCGTTCACCGAACACACCCGGACGCTCCTCCACGACGAGGACCAGCACGCCGAGATGGCCGCGGCGGCGCGGACGCGAGCGGTCGAGACCTTCGATATTGACCACGTAGTGCCGCTGTACGAGGACTACTACGAGCACGTCCGGTCGGGCACCGTTCACACCGGCGCCTAA
- a CDS encoding porin family protein — translation MHTSTKQTAYSAFFALFLLGLVVTPAQAQLGVSGGLNFESAGDIETSRTGNATLDNSTGYHVGLVYELGLGAATIRPGFFYRRVGTFEFSGDVLQGETQFDVSSWQVPVDVRFTVLPTPLVKPYVLAGPMATFPRGEGDFGDATEDISYSLNVGIGANISIPTVSLKIQPELRYEFGASKFIKDDFEIGGTSFQPQDSPSFSAFGLRVNVIF, via the coding sequence ATGCACACCTCCACGAAACAGACCGCGTACTCTGCCTTCTTCGCCCTCTTTCTACTCGGGCTCGTCGTCACGCCGGCGCAGGCTCAGTTGGGCGTATCAGGCGGGCTCAACTTCGAGTCGGCGGGCGACATCGAAACGAGCAGGACTGGCAATGCCACCCTCGATAACTCGACCGGATACCACGTCGGTCTGGTCTACGAATTGGGGCTCGGAGCCGCCACGATCCGCCCCGGCTTCTTTTACCGACGGGTGGGCACCTTCGAGTTTTCCGGCGATGTGCTGCAGGGAGAGACCCAATTTGACGTATCGTCCTGGCAGGTGCCGGTGGATGTTCGATTTACGGTACTGCCCACGCCGCTCGTCAAACCATACGTTCTGGCGGGGCCAATGGCCACCTTTCCACGAGGGGAGGGCGACTTCGGCGACGCGACGGAGGACATCTCGTATTCCCTCAACGTAGGAATCGGCGCGAACATTTCGATTCCGACCGTCTCCCTGAAGATTCAGCCCGAGCTGCGGTACGAGTTCGGAGCGAGCAAATTCATCAAAGACGACTTTGAAATTGGGGGCACCTCGTTTCAGCCTCAGGACAGCCCGAGTTTCAGTGCGTTCGGGCTACGCGTGAACGTGATCTTCTAG
- a CDS encoding cold-shock protein → MKTSTVKWFDANKGYGFIHHPGDGEDVFVHYSNIQSDDDFKTLKSDQHVRFEMNDGPKGLHALEVSPLDDEEASSADADSEPELTPADVDPTATVDPSPSGSESSSDSSW, encoded by the coding sequence ATGAAGACAAGTACGGTCAAGTGGTTCGACGCCAACAAAGGGTACGGATTCATCCATCATCCCGGCGATGGTGAGGACGTCTTTGTCCACTACTCGAATATTCAGTCGGACGACGATTTCAAAACCCTAAAGAGTGACCAGCACGTTCGCTTCGAGATGAACGATGGCCCGAAGGGCCTTCACGCCCTGGAGGTATCCCCCCTGGACGACGAGGAGGCCTCTTCTGCGGACGCCGACAGCGAGCCGGAACTCACGCCCGCGGATGTCGATCCTACCGCCACCGTCGACCCGTCACCGTCCGGCAGCGAATCCTCTTCGGATTCGTCGTGGTAA
- a CDS encoding MBL fold metallo-hydrolase, translated as MQVEPFTFSSFMTNAYLCHDQGEAVLVDASCETEAECDQVMTLIEEQGLDVRHLLLTHAHVDHIFGCTFFEEKFGQRFKAHEAAVPFIERAEEQATAFGVEVEPPSVPTTHLADGDTISFGDATLEVLHTPGHSPDSISFIHGPSRQALTGDVLFQNSIGRTQGLPETSRAQLLNSITEKLLPLGDDVTIYPGHGPSTTIGQERAQNPFVQEALRA; from the coding sequence ATGCAGGTCGAGCCGTTTACGTTTAGCTCCTTTATGACGAACGCCTATCTCTGCCACGATCAAGGAGAGGCGGTGCTCGTCGACGCGAGCTGTGAGACCGAGGCCGAATGCGACCAGGTGATGACCCTCATCGAAGAACAGGGCCTTGACGTGCGGCACTTGCTCCTCACCCATGCGCATGTGGACCACATCTTCGGGTGCACGTTCTTTGAGGAGAAATTCGGGCAGCGCTTCAAGGCGCACGAGGCCGCGGTGCCGTTCATCGAGCGGGCGGAGGAGCAGGCTACGGCGTTCGGGGTGGAGGTCGAGCCGCCGTCCGTGCCCACGACTCACCTCGCGGATGGGGACACCATCTCGTTCGGCGACGCCACCCTTGAGGTCCTACACACGCCGGGCCATTCCCCCGACTCGATCTCCTTTATCCACGGTCCGAGTCGACAGGCCCTTACGGGCGACGTCCTGTTCCAAAACTCGATCGGCCGCACCCAGGGCCTTCCGGAAACGTCCCGCGCGCAGCTTCTAAACTCAATCACCGAGAAGCTGCTCCCCCTCGGCGACGATGTCACGATCTACCCTGGTCACGGCCCCTCGACGACCATCGGCCAGGAGCGTGCGCAGAATCCCTTCGTGCAGGAAGCCCTCCGGGCATAG